One region of Gorilla gorilla gorilla isolate KB3781 chromosome 15, NHGRI_mGorGor1-v2.1_pri, whole genome shotgun sequence genomic DNA includes:
- the LOC101133958 gene encoding putative charged multivesicular body protein 4B-like protein CHMP4BP1 codes for MLRKKQEFLEKKIEQRHGTKNKGVALQALKRKKRYEKQLAQIDGTLSTIEFQQQALENANTNTEVLRNMGSAAKAKKAAHYNMDIDKVDELMQDIADQQELGEEISTAISKPVGFGEKSDEDELMAELEELEQEEPDKNLLEISGPETVPLPNVPSIALPSKPAKKRKTTT; via the coding sequence ATGTTACGCAAGAAACAGGAGTTCCTGGAGAAGAAAATCGAGCAGAGGCACGGCACCAAAAACAAGGGCGTGGCCCTCCAGGCACTGAAGCGTAAGAAGAGGTATGAGAAGCAGCTGGCGCAGATCGACGGCACATTATCAACCATCGAGTTCCAGCAGCAGGCTCTGGAGAATGCCAACACCAATACCGAGGTGCTCAGGAACATGGGCTCTGCCGCCAAGGCCAAGAAGGCGGCCCACTACAACATGGACATCGATAAAGTTGATGAGTTAATGCAGGACATTGCTGACCAACAAGAACTTGGGGAGGAGATTTCAACAGCAATTTCGAAACCTGTAGGGTTTGGAGAAAAGTCTGACGAGGATGAGCTCATGGCGGAATTAGAAGAACTAGAACAGGAGGAACCAGACAAGAATTTGCTGGAAATCAGTGGCCCCGAAACAGTCCCTCTACCAAATGTTCCCTCTATAGCCCTACCATCAAAACCTGCCAAGAAGAGGAAGACGACGACATGA